A stretch of the Planktothricoides raciborskii GIHE-MW2 genome encodes the following:
- a CDS encoding redoxin domain-containing protein — translation MPKNQDLNQETRFLIMRQLTKIIAAGDPAPLFVLPTIEEQEVFLAQQAGTPIVLLFYGNDDFPSCRQVAATFRDCMPEFKQLNTQVISISSNSPLAGQKFAQYYQIFFSFLRNKLMIMM, via the coding sequence ATGCCAAAAAACCAAGACTTAAACCAAGAAACCCGGTTTCTGATTATGAGACAATTAACAAAAATTATCGCTGCGGGAGACCCAGCGCCTTTATTTGTTTTGCCCACAATTGAAGAACAGGAGGTTTTTCTCGCACAACAAGCAGGGACGCCCATTGTTTTATTATTTTATGGCAATGATGATTTCCCTTCTTGTCGTCAAGTTGCGGCAACTTTTCGCGACTGTATGCCCGAGTTTAAGCAGTTAAATACTCAAGTAATTAGCATTAGTTCAAACTCTCCTTTAGCGGGGCAAAAATTTGCTCAATATTACCAGATTTTTTTTTCTTTTCTCCGAAATAAATTGATGATTATGATGTAA
- a CDS encoding S8 family serine peptidase, with the protein MTNIDLSYKGVGLADENLGIFLQRGGEEIPLVKVRDRFTICPATSEAMDWDRIIPAKQHKTVTRTNLEVFIVEPENLAAAMEQARSLDVVEFVSHVYQGQNDPGFLVYLGNEITIQFADYVDPATQQAIATAVGLKLLRPLEGIPHTFIFELTRECRENPIKIANRLMRTEQVLIAEPNIITETQAHYRPQDSLYHKQWYLNHTGGAQLAANSHINVESAWDITRGLRSVVIAITDDSIDLNHPDFQGLGKIVAPRDLKDKDFLPLPGTAEDNHGTSCAGIALAEENGTGIVGVAPGCAMMPIRTTGYLDDKSIEDLFDWASTKGASVISCSWGASAVHFPLSLRQQAAVTRAATQGRQGKGCVIVFAAGNSNRPTSDTVNETGWPNNVISGRTQWLSGFATHPDVIAVSASTSLNKKAAYSNWGKSISVCAPSNNAPPGIWLPETGYIATAPQITQSLSGLGVFTTDRVGAAGYDQTDFTGYFGGTSSACPVVAGVAALVLSANPDLTAKQVKQILEQTADKIVDPDPDPQLGIKLGTYDSNRHSQWFGYGKVNAGKAVAYAHQLYAVQRWISRWTKQRISQIFKIPDYQASANSLFPLNVFGTTNAPGITSEVSISDSNPVKDIEVTVNIQHQFLGDIEIYLMAPNQKIVQLQSRNLGSQTQLNKSYNLQNTPLLRQFAGLSAKGTWKLIVVDCVPGDTGTLNNWELNLGL; encoded by the coding sequence ATGACAAATATCGATCTTTCCTACAAAGGCGTTGGCTTGGCTGATGAAAATCTCGGCATTTTCTTACAACGAGGTGGGGAAGAAATTCCCCTGGTGAAGGTGCGCGATCGCTTCACCATCTGTCCGGCCACCTCAGAGGCGATGGACTGGGACAGAATTATTCCCGCCAAACAACATAAAACGGTTACTCGCACTAATTTAGAAGTATTCATAGTGGAACCAGAAAACCTGGCAGCCGCAATGGAACAAGCCCGATCCTTGGACGTAGTGGAATTTGTCAGTCATGTATATCAAGGACAAAACGATCCGGGATTCTTGGTGTATTTGGGCAATGAAATCACCATTCAATTTGCGGACTATGTAGACCCAGCCACCCAACAGGCGATCGCCACTGCCGTCGGACTCAAACTCCTTCGACCCCTCGAAGGAATTCCCCACACCTTCATCTTTGAACTAACCCGCGAATGTCGGGAAAATCCCATCAAAATTGCCAACCGGCTGATGCGTACCGAACAAGTCCTCATCGCCGAACCCAACATCATCACGGAAACCCAGGCACACTACCGCCCCCAAGACAGCCTTTATCACAAACAATGGTATCTCAACCACACTGGCGGCGCTCAACTTGCCGCTAACTCCCACATCAACGTCGAATCAGCCTGGGACATCACCAGAGGGCTGCGTTCCGTGGTCATCGCCATCACCGACGACTCTATTGACCTCAACCACCCAGACTTTCAAGGTCTAGGAAAAATCGTCGCCCCCCGCGACCTCAAAGACAAAGACTTCCTCCCCCTACCCGGTACAGCCGAAGACAATCATGGCACCTCTTGCGCCGGAATTGCCTTAGCCGAAGAAAATGGCACCGGCATTGTTGGCGTTGCCCCTGGTTGTGCCATGATGCCCATTAGAACCACCGGCTATTTAGACGACAAATCCATCGAGGATCTATTTGACTGGGCATCCACCAAAGGCGCCTCAGTCATATCTTGCAGTTGGGGGGCTTCCGCCGTCCACTTTCCCCTCTCCCTGCGGCAACAGGCGGCGGTCACTCGCGCTGCCACCCAAGGTCGGCAGGGCAAAGGTTGCGTCATTGTCTTCGCCGCTGGCAATTCCAACCGCCCCACCTCCGACACCGTAAATGAAACCGGCTGGCCGAACAATGTCATCTCCGGGCGCACTCAATGGCTGAGTGGTTTTGCCACTCACCCCGACGTAATTGCAGTTTCCGCCTCCACCAGCTTGAACAAAAAAGCCGCCTACAGTAATTGGGGCAAATCCATTTCCGTCTGTGCCCCCAGCAACAACGCCCCTCCTGGCATTTGGTTGCCGGAAACGGGCTATATTGCCACCGCCCCACAAATCACCCAATCTCTCAGCGGTCTAGGAGTTTTCACCACAGACCGGGTAGGGGCTGCGGGCTATGACCAAACCGACTTTACCGGATACTTTGGCGGCACCTCTAGTGCTTGCCCGGTGGTTGCCGGAGTTGCCGCCTTAGTCCTTTCGGCCAATCCCGATCTCACCGCCAAACAAGTTAAGCAAATACTCGAACAAACCGCCGATAAAATCGTTGACCCTGACCCTGATCCCCAATTAGGGATTAAATTAGGCACTTATGACAGCAACAGACATTCTCAATGGTTTGGCTATGGCAAAGTCAATGCCGGAAAAGCCGTGGCTTATGCCCATCAACTTTATGCGGTGCAACGGTGGATTTCCCGCTGGACAAAACAGCGCATCTCTCAAATCTTTAAAATTCCTGACTACCAAGCGTCTGCTAACAGTTTATTTCCTTTAAATGTCTTCGGCACCACCAATGCCCCAGGCATCACCAGTGAAGTGTCAATTTCTGACAGTAACCCTGTTAAGGATATTGAAGTTACGGTGAATATTCAACATCAATTCTTGGGCGATATTGAAATCTATTTAATGGCACCAAACCAAAAAATCGTCCAACTCCAAAGTCGGAATTTAGGCAGTCAAACTCAGCTAAACAAATCCTATAATTTGCAAAATACTCCCCTGCTTCGCCAATTTGCCGGATTGTCCGCCAAAGGCACCTGGAAATTAATCGTTGTTGATTGTGTTCCTGGGGATACGGGAACTTTGAATAATTGGGAATTAAACTTAGGATTGTAA
- a CDS encoding class I SAM-dependent methyltransferase, whose amino-acid sequence MKKEDFFNTWSLSYDWTFPSVFYQAVHQRLLKYVTLPPQPNVLDIGCGTGKLLNRLAGHFPELRGTGLDFSPGMLAQARQSRNHRPRLIFIQGNAESLPFAESQFDAVFNTISFLHYQHPKKFLSEVQRVLRPGGRFYLVDSSFKYQKEPIHISFSPKGFKLYSPELREKMGATAGLTCLGHYYLITPVLLTIFEKSR is encoded by the coding sequence ATGAAAAAAGAAGATTTTTTTAACACCTGGTCACTCAGCTATGATTGGACATTTCCCTCAGTTTTTTACCAAGCAGTTCACCAAAGATTGCTAAAATATGTCACCCTGCCGCCCCAACCTAATGTCTTGGACATTGGCTGTGGGACAGGCAAACTTTTAAACCGTTTAGCCGGTCACTTTCCTGAATTACGGGGAACCGGATTAGATTTTTCTCCGGGAATGTTGGCCCAAGCAAGACAGTCTAGAAACCATCGCCCTCGACTAATCTTCATTCAAGGCAACGCCGAGTCTTTGCCCTTTGCGGAATCACAGTTTGATGCGGTATTTAATACCATTAGTTTTTTACATTATCAGCACCCGAAAAAGTTTTTATCGGAAGTGCAGCGAGTGCTCCGTCCAGGGGGGCGTTTTTATCTAGTTGATTCAAGTTTTAAGTATCAAAAAGAACCGATACATATTTCATTTTCTCCCAAAGGCTTTAAACTGTATAGCCCCGAACTCCGGGAAAAAATGGGAGCCACAGCGGGCTTAACTTGTTTGGGACATTATTATTTAATTACCCCAGTTTTACTGACAATTTTTGAGAAATCTAGATAA
- a CDS encoding NAD(P)-dependent oxidoreductase — MKKLLLTGCSGFLGWNICQIAGKKWQVYGTYLAHPLVIPGVNLSQFDLTNYQELKHLFQEVKPDAVIHAAAASQPNFCQNHPQISQEINVTVSANIAGLCADAEIPCVFTSTDLVFDGLNPPYQETDSVCPVSFYGEQKVMAENAMLSRYPLTAICRMPLMFGNGGPVAESFIQPMLAKLQAGEELSLFMDEFRTPVSGKTAAEGLLLAVENQWQGIIHLGGKERISRYDFFRLLVEVRKLESAKLKPCLQKNVQMSAPRPPDVSLDSSKAFGLGYNPPLLKEAIASHI; from the coding sequence ATGAAAAAACTATTACTTACAGGTTGTAGTGGCTTTCTGGGCTGGAATATCTGCCAAATAGCGGGCAAAAAATGGCAAGTATATGGGACTTACTTGGCTCATCCCCTAGTAATCCCTGGGGTGAACTTATCCCAATTTGACCTAACTAATTACCAGGAACTTAAACACCTATTTCAAGAGGTAAAACCCGATGCGGTGATTCACGCGGCGGCGGCTTCCCAGCCGAATTTTTGTCAAAACCATCCGCAAATTTCTCAGGAAATTAATGTGACCGTTTCTGCTAATATTGCCGGATTATGTGCTGATGCAGAAATACCCTGTGTGTTTACTTCCACGGATTTGGTTTTTGATGGGTTAAATCCGCCTTATCAAGAAACCGATTCGGTGTGTCCCGTGAGTTTTTATGGGGAACAAAAAGTTATGGCTGAAAATGCTATGTTATCCCGCTATCCTTTGACGGCAATTTGTCGAATGCCGTTAATGTTTGGCAATGGTGGCCCGGTAGCCGAAAGTTTTATTCAACCGATGTTGGCGAAATTGCAAGCGGGGGAAGAGTTGTCTTTATTTATGGATGAGTTTAGGACTCCGGTCAGCGGCAAAACTGCGGCAGAGGGGTTATTATTGGCCGTGGAAAATCAGTGGCAAGGAATTATCCATTTAGGGGGGAAAGAACGAATTTCTCGTTATGATTTTTTCCGCTTGTTAGTGGAAGTACGGAAGTTAGAATCCGCGAAGCTGAAACCCTGTTTGCAAAAAAATGTGCAAATGTCAGCCCCGCGTCCTCCAGATGTGTCTTTGGATAGTTCTAAAGCTTTTGGTTTGGGCTATAATCCGCCGTTATTAAAAGAGGCGATCGCATCGCACATTTAA